AGTGCTACATCGAGTGCGCGCGGGTTGGCGGTCATCGTGTTGCCGTAGATACCCTTGCGATACAGGTTGGCGGTGCGTTCGGTCACCGCCAGGATCGACAGCGGATATTGACCGGCGTTGAGCGCCTTGGAGAAGGTTTCCATATCCGGCGGCGCGAGCTTTTCAAAACCAGGGTAGTCAGTGATCGATAGCACGCCGTGCGCACGCAGTCCTGCCTGGATCGAATCGACCAGCAGCAACGAACCGTGTGATTCGGTGAGTTCGCGCGCCGCCTGATAGAACGCTGGCGTCACGGCGCGCCCCGGGTCACCTTCGCCCATCACCGGTTCCAGGAACATCGCTTCGATGAACCAGCCGTGGCGATCAGCGTCCGCAAAGATGGCTTCCAGTTGCGCCAGGTCATACGGCGCAACGGTGAGCAGCGTGTCTTCGTGGCGATAGCTCGCCAAATGCTGCTGATACGTGCGACGCGACGAATCGGAGTACAGCGCGGGCTTGTCGGTGCGACCGTGGAAGGCGCCTTTCACAGCGGCGCGCTTGATGGTGCGGCCAGCATAACGGCCACCCGCATCCGTCATCAGCTTGGCGTTGACGTCGGCAATACGGCAGGCTAGGCCCACCGATTCCGAACCGGAGTTCAATGCAAGGTATTGCGTATAGGGATTAGCCCCACGGTTGCGGCCGAGTTCGCGATTCATCGCCTGGGTGAAGCGCATCTGCGACACGCTCGGTGTCATCACGTTGGCCATGATCTGCGGACGTGCCAGTGCGGCGTCGATCGCTGCGTTGTTGTGACCGAAACCGAGCATGCCGTAGCCGCCGTTGTCGTGCACTACCGCGCCTTTCAATGTGACGATCCAAGGGCCGCGTGCGGCTGCGGACAAATAAGGATTGATGGCGTCATCCGGGTAGAAGTTGACGAAACCGGCTTGCGTCTGCGCGAGCTGTGCGGCTTCATCCAACTTCAGGAAATCGCTCAGTTCAGTGCGCAGTTCATGGTGGCGCGTAACGGCTTCGGTAATGGCCTTGCCCAGTTGCGGATCTAGCGCGGCCATGCGCTCTATGGTGGCGTCATCCAGGCCAGTGGTTCTCGGCTTGCCGCCAAATTCGCGCAGTTCGCGCAATTGATCGATCACACCCATGACTACTCTCCTTGAATCTTGTCAGCGCCTCGCACACCCAGCGCAAAGCAGGCCGACTTTGATGTGTTGCGTGCGTGAATGGCATCGGAAGCCTCGTGGGCCATGCGCCCATTCGCACCCGCCGCGTGTGGGGAACCGCTGGCGTACACCTATCAGGATAACCTGCGGGCAAGGGCGCCGGTACCCCTGG
The sequence above is a segment of the Dyella sp. M7H15-1 genome. Coding sequences within it:
- a CDS encoding aminotransferase class III-fold pyridoxal phosphate-dependent enzyme; translation: MGVIDQLRELREFGGKPRTTGLDDATIERMAALDPQLGKAITEAVTRHHELRTELSDFLKLDEAAQLAQTQAGFVNFYPDDAINPYLSAAARGPWIVTLKGAVVHDNGGYGMLGFGHNNAAIDAALARPQIMANVMTPSVSQMRFTQAMNRELGRNRGANPYTQYLALNSGSESVGLACRIADVNAKLMTDAGGRYAGRTIKRAAVKGAFHGRTDKPALYSDSSRRTYQQHLASYRHEDTLLTVAPYDLAQLEAIFADADRHGWFIEAMFLEPVMGEGDPGRAVTPAFYQAARELTESHGSLLLVDSIQAGLRAHGVLSITDYPGFEKLAPPDMETFSKALNAGQYPLSILAVTERTANLYRKGIYGNTMTANPRALDVALATLDQLTDEVRINIRVRGKEFVDKLNTLKDELGGLITKVQGTGLLFSCELAPQFKCYGAGSTEEYLRERGLGVIHGGANSLRFTPHFKVTSAEVDMVIAHVRHALLEGPRKSEARAA